From Sphaeramia orbicularis chromosome 21, fSphaOr1.1, whole genome shotgun sequence:
TCTACCCTGTCTCATTGGAATAGTATGTGGGATATGGTGATGTAATGTCAGTCACGTCTGTCACCAGGAGGTAAGACCCACCAGCTGAGGGGCAAACACGATGCATGGTTGGTAAGTCACCTTTGGGTAAAGCAGCAACTGTTGTGCGTAATTGCGCGCAGCATACAGTGTTGGGCATATtgcgcaataaaaaaaaatttaaaaaaagatgaaCAGATTATGGATGTAGACTTTGTAGACAGATCTGCTTTGACATCTCAAATCACATACCTTGCTGTCATCTTGAAGCCACTCCTCTTCTAGAATATGTGCCAAACATCTCTGCCTTGCTGTGTGCTATTTCAGGTCGTTTGGGTCCAGTTACAAGTGCACTGAAACAACTTGACAAACAGGTTTTAGGACCGCCTCAAACCACGTCCCAACCTTGAATGGGATTTATAAAAGGGACCCAACCGTCATCCGGCAAACAAGGAAAAGCAACAGCAACAGAAACATCTCCAAAGGGGAACTCAAGAACCGTGCGCAACAAGCCTGACTCTAGAGGACAGCCAATCCCTTCTGTGCAGAATTCCAGACAAACCACCGCTTCTCTAAGCCGATCAGCGCAGAATTAAAGCAGGGCACGAAGggaagagagagggaaaaaaacactCCGCTACGCTTGACAAGAAACTCGGATTTCTGCTCTCACGTCAGACAAACTCTTGCCAAAAATGATGATGCAGCTGCCAGAAACCCCCACCCAGAAAAACAACCTCTTCAACGCCATGAACCGCTTCATCGGCGCCGTCAACAACATGGACCAGACCATCATGGTGCCCAGTCTGTTGCGGGACGTCCCATTGGATGAGGACAAAGCGTCGTTGCCTCTGAGATCATATGAAGACGAGGGAGACGTGTACAGCTACTACCAGCTGCTCAAGTCCATCCGCAGGGACATCGAGTGGGGCGTCAGGTGCGCAGCCGCTGACGAGAGGCGCAAAGAGAGCATGAAGATCAGCCGCAAAAACTCCTCTGCATCCACATCTtctgcatcatcatcatcctctgaGGAAGAATACGAGGAAGATGAGGATTTGGAGAAGCAGTTTCAGTACCATCTGACCGGGTTGCAAGGGGTGCTCTCCAAACTGACGCAACAGGCCAACTGTGTCACCAAACGCTACAAACAGGAGATTGGAATTGGAGGATGGGGGCAGTAAAAGTCTGTGCCCATGAAACTGAAAActctttttattgttgttgttgttgttgttgttgttgttgttgttgttgttgttggactTTTTAAACCGATTTCTCACTAAGCTTCATGAATGGTACAGAAAAGGCAGCTTTTTCTGTGTGCTGGCCTACAAGGTGTTGGTCTACTCTGATTGTAGATGTGTTGATCTTGAAGAAAGCATTTTGCGTACTTAACACCAAATCTCACACTGTATGTTTGCACTCCAGGGTGTTGTACACATCATGCATTCATCTTTTATGATACACAGATGAAACGTATTTAAAGATTTATTTAAGATATTATTTATTACCTCATATTGTAAGAGCCGAATGTTATTTCAAagctggggggaaaaaaaggaagtgCATGAAATACTAGACATGTTGTTTTGAACCAGCTCTCTGAAAGCAATACTGACTAAAGATTGAGCTACATTTGTCTAATGCTAATGAAGTCAGTGTGTTCACATCAATCTGTCTGTGTATGACCAGTGCTTCCACTgatctgatgtgtgtgtgtgtgtctttaaacTGTGCCTGAATGAGAAGGAGGCGGATGCTGAGTATAGCTGCCTGTGATCTCCTCAGGTCCTACATGGTCGATGAACTGGAATCTACTGAGAATTCTTTTGCATTAAGAATAATGATGGTTTCCATGAGATATATTGttccttttttcatttttgctacTATTAAGCAATCATTGAAAATGTCCTTTTGTAAAATAAGTAAATGCTTTTGTATTCACTCTTCTCCTGTACCACTTTTGTACAAACTTTGTTTCTAAAATAAACTTTTATatgaatttcatgttttttctcatttccgtttttaaaaaaatgcatattaacaattaaagacccaaactagggatgtaatgatacgaaaatttcatatcacggttactgtgaccaaaattaccacggttatcattattatcgcggtattgttataattgtactcaaaatgttaaaaaagtaatGATACACACacggaaataatttaaccaagttgtattttgaaaaaaaaacaacaacaaaaaaaaccctaaataaaataattggcacaatgtaccttctgttggcagaaacattcaaatattaaccctcagtggtctgagcctattttggccgtttttcagtacttttgatttttcctttatttactatatacagaaatgtttactatattttttcagcacaacttcatctatttcatctgcctattattttttttcactttttaacctACTaattcaacacaaaaggacaaaaaacacaaaaaaaatataaagtccgatttgaaaaatgtatataatttattgcataaataacataaagatgcttaacgaaccttttcaaagactttagaagtgaatattggttccaaatattaggtatagaaaattaaaattgtaataaattaaaacaatactcaaatatttgacataaaagcagatctttacataggtgttttctctggaaaagtgaggtgatcaaacacggttatcatgataattagaatttaaacggtaatactaaccgttggccaTTTTTACAGTGGCTTATCATTatatcggtaatcgttacatcccttacCCAAACatacactggtgaccaaaattatttactgatataaaatgttaaatacctgttgatccattaatcctattaatacatggaaataattggtgtaaaatgcagtttgtcatcttttcatggtcatcagatatgacccatttggacatccagaggctccatagtgaatgtggaaatgtcgtcatcttctacaacattgattcatcagtaaaaccaatggagtttgataaatgacagtggatggagactcttgtttttatgtacagttaatgatatattttaccagaaaagtcactttttcctctgttttgtcagtttttgatataataaccctcaactttaatttgagcttctacggccatcaatcatgatcagtaaattaaatgtaggaaaagacctgattttcacttaaggatgcaaaatactgaccataatattaaataaatggtgataagtcacttaagaaaagttaaaaatagagaaaaaaaaaaacatttggggactgccacaaaagtagcactgtctCTTTATGGGCTTCAGATCAcacaagaaacagaaaaacccTGATCCATATCTATAAAACATTTATGAAtcagtggtttgttttttttgctactcTCTTAAGTGCACTGCAAAACAGACTGTTACCTACTTTGTAGTTTTCATTTGAAGTTCCATTCAGTAGTAAGTCAGTCAAAAGCATGCTTTATATGAGTGTCAGACAGTCTGGAGTCAGTTTGTCATTGTAAGGATTCTGCTGAAATATAGGACAGGAATATAAAAATTGTCAAAACACAAAAGCATTAAGAtggaaataacattttttttgtctgtcttttccaCAGCTTTGAATACAAATGTTATCCGTCAGTGAAAATTGTGTTGTAATGATTACCAACTGCTGGCCTCTTCATGTCGACTGGATGCTGTTCAAgtgttttattttagttaacTGCACATTTGCTGCACTTAAAATCCCTAGATTTTACATTTTAGAACcagttcatttcattttattgataatttgtCTGTGCATTACTCCCTGTTGAATGACAAAGATAGCTTCAAACACTGCAGTGTTATTGGAATCATTGGTAATaaaaagtggacaaaaatgcactgtaaGAAACATTATCATTTAAACACAATcgcctgaaaatgacaaaattataCAGATGGATTTGAAGATAAAGTTGTGGAATGTGTcctgtttgtttgcttcaaataACAACACTTCAAGTCATCTCAGCTCCAAAACTACAGAGTGTGAAGCTGAAAAACAtgacctttacatcattactTGAATATAATTCACTCACGTCCAGATATGTGGTGCTTGtattttacttgagtatttccatttcatGCAGATTTATAGCTACTTCTACTCAAGTTCATgtcacaggaaaattttgtatttttacaccaTTACATTTATCTGAGAGCATTTCATATTAGAGTTTTTCATCCCCCTACTGTCCACTGAAAACCACTCacctccaaatgtgttgatttggAATGAAGGATGAAATGCTCCTTATATGTTGAtacatttctttattttaacccataaagaccaaaacacccACCAGTGACCAacatcatccactgatctaaaatgtataatacctgttgatccactaatctaataaataattgttgtaaaatacagtttgtcatcttttcatggtcatcagatatgatccatttggacgttcagaggctccgtagtgaacgtggaaacaccgtcatcttctataacattgattcaccagtaaaacccatggagttggatcaatgacagtggatgaacacacctggtttatgttcaattaatgatatattttcttgaaaaagtcacattttcttcagttttctctgttcctgatataataaatcacaactttaatctgagtttttataaacatgcACGATCAGtatatgaaatatagaaaaatacctgatttacactgaaaaaatgcaaaatgcagaggataatatcataataaatggtgatagatcacttaagaaaaggcagatatagaggaaaaaactattttggtacTGCCAGataagtagcactgggactttatgggttaagataaaaCATCTTAACTATCGCTCTAGGATTAACTAGAAAAAGGTCTTGTTTCTAGGTCCTCAAAGATAGACACAGGGCTGTTTTACctataaaaacctataaaaagtattttttttatgaacaggACATTGATGCTCCCAACATTATGATCTTGTAGAATGTAGAATATAATGTATTTCTGTAGATTAACCTACAAACAGTATATAAAGTAACTAAATGAGCTCACCCTTT
This genomic window contains:
- the LOC115412613 gene encoding mid1-interacting protein 1-B-like encodes the protein MMMQLPETPTQKNNLFNAMNRFIGAVNNMDQTIMVPSLLRDVPLDEDKASLPLRSYEDEGDVYSYYQLLKSIRRDIEWGVRCAAADERRKESMKISRKNSSASTSSASSSSSEEEYEEDEDLEKQFQYHLTGLQGVLSKLTQQANCVTKRYKQEIGIGGWGQ